The genomic segment GGCGATTAATCTGGACGCGGAAAACGAAACTTCGGTCGACGACAAACTGGGTCTCGTGAAGCGCTACGGCTTGGGCGGCGCCGCGTTCTGGAGATTGGGGATATTCACGGACGCCGAGCGGACCGCGATCGGCCGTTCGGTGACGAAGATCGGAGGATAGGCATGCCGTTTGCAGCCTTTTTAAATCGCTATGATCCCATGAGACGCTGGGCTGTCTCGGAGGGAGAGAGCGGCTGGAACAACACGACGCGGATCGCGGAGAACGATCTCGGCGACAAGCGCGTGCTGCGCATTTATGAGACACATAGAGATGCGGACAAGATCGCGTTCGAACACGACGTGCTGCTGAAATTAACCGAGGCAGAGCTGCCGTTTGCCGTGCCGCAGCCGATTGCGCTGCCGGACGGCTCGACCTTTGCGACGCTGGCTGACGGCACGGGCCGCTATGCGGCGTTGTTTACCTATACGGCCGGCAATCGTCCGGACGGCTCCGCGCCTGCCGTCGCCGAGGCAACCGGAGAAGCCGTCGGACGCCTGTCGCTTGCGCTGCGGGCGCTTCGACCGTCGGCCGTTCCCGCTTATTTGCCTTGTTACGAGCTCGAGCGGACGCATCCGTCCTGTCCGGGCAGCGTCATCGCGTCTTTTTGCGAGGCGCCGCCTTTGGCTTTTCAAGATTTACGGAACCCGCTGCTGCAGATCGGCGAGGCGATGCGCGCGTTTCAAGCGGCGCTGAAGACGGTTCGCGAACTGCCGCACCAGCTTGTGCATGGCGACATCAACGATTCCAACCTGCTCGCCGACGCGTATGATCCCGCACGGATCGCGGCCATACTGGACTTTGAATTTTGCACGACAGAGCTGCGGGCCATGGAGCCGGCGGTCGCATTGGCGGGGCTTATCGGCGAATCGGGGGATCTCCGTGCCGCTGCCGCCTTTTTAGAAGGCTTCGGCCGATTGGCTCCTTTAAATCAGGCTGAGATCGACGCGCTGCCATTGCTTATGCGGTTGCGCCGGCTGGATGTGTTCGTGCATTTTCTGGGGCGATATCTCAGCGGGGTGGACGGGGCAGCCGTGCTTCGTCAACAGACGCAGGAGACCGCTGCGGGTTTAGCTCTGCTGGATCGGCACGAAGCCGAGATTCGGTCGATGTGCGCGCAGACGATGACAAAGAAAGCGGGCGGATAAGATGGCAATCGTACAAGTAACGATCGTACCGATCGGCACGGGCTCGACCAGCGTTAGCGCATACGTCGCCGAGGTCGAGCGCATTCTGCGCATGGCGCCGGAGCGGATCGAGCACCAGATGACGCCGATGAGCACGATCATCGAAGGCGCGCTCGAGGATGTGCTGGCTGTCGTCAGACGCATGCACGAGACGCCCTTTAATCATGGCGCCCAGCGCGTATCGACGTCGATCACGATCGACGATCGCAGGGATAAGCAGGGGACGATGGCGCAAAAAATGGAGGCTGTGGCGGACAAGCTGCGGCAGCAAACGGAATAAAAAAAGGGGGCGATCCAAGAGCGCCCCCATGCTTGTTCGGATATATCAGGATTCCTGGCTGCGGCGCTTGTCGATCGCTTCTTCCATCGTTTTGTCCGTCAGATGGGCATAAATCTGCGTCGTTTCGGGCGAAGCGTGGCCGAGCTGCTCCTGCGTCTTGTACAGATCGTTGGACAGATAATAATCGGTCGCGAACGAATGGCGAAGCTTATGTACGGACAGATAGGGTTTGCCGAATCGCTTCGCGTATTTGATCACCATCTCCTGGACCGCGCGCTTGGTCATGCGCGAGCCTTCCTTCTTGCCGTTCGCCAGGGCGAGAAAGAGGGCTTTTTCCCGTTTGGGCGCATGATAGCGCACCTCGCGCTGCTGAAGGTAGGACTCGAGGTTCGTCAGCGCGTCCTGCCGGAAAAAAACGGGCGTCTTAAACGTATCGTCGTTGCTGCCTTTCCGGTAGACGTATAGCAGTTTCTTTTTCAGATCCAGATCGTCCAAATTCAGATTCACAAGCTCCGATACGCGGAGGCCCGAATTCAGGACCAGACTCACGATACAGGCATCGCGCGTGTGGTTCAACTCGTGCGCGTACAGCGCCTGCTTGTTGTCCGCCACGTCCGTTGCATAGTGCTCGTTGATATAAGCGATAAATTCCGTAATTTCCTCTTCCTGAAGCAGCTTGCCTTCTAATTTGGCTGCCGTATCCTTCGGCTTGTGCGTCCGTTTGATCGACACCTTGGCCATCACGTTGCGCTTCAGCAGCGGATAAAAGTCGTCGTCCTCCGCGATCTGGCTGAGGTAGTGGAACAGAGAGCGGAGGGAGGAGAGCTTGCGAGAGATCGTCGTCCGCGTATTGGCGTGCTCCCGCCGGGTCGACAGCTCCATGCGGAAACTGTCGATCTCGTCCATTTTCAGCTTTTCTAACGCTTCGATCGGAATATCGCTCATCTTCTCCGCCGTCGTCAGACCTTCCCGCATCAGCCAGTTAAAAAAAGTCTCGTAATCCCGCACGTACTCCAGTAGGGAGGAGGGGGAAAGGTCCGGCAACTTGAAGTTGATAAACTTCTCGACGTACCAGGGCATGCTCGGCACGCGCTTGTCCAATTGCTCGCGATCTTTGATTTTTTGCAGGTTCATCGGGTTCGCGCTCCAGGCTGAATTTATTTAGGCTTATTATACCAGACGGACGGTCCATGTTGCGCGTCTCGCATTTTAAAAAGCGTCGTAAATAATGTTATGTAAACTAAATGCAATTAACTGCATCAAATGCAGTTAAAAGGGCGAGAAAGGCAAATCAACATTTAACGACAATAAAATATTGAATTCGACAAATTAATGCTCTAAATCCTCGCTCACAAGATCCTTTATCTTTCTACGGATTATCTCGCAGCGCAGCATCTGAACAAACTCGACATCCAAACCAAGCGTTCTCGCTTCGAAATAGCTGCTTGCCAGATGATCGTCCTGCAGATGCGCCAAGATGAATCTCATCTGGGGAATCACCTTTCCGGATGGCGTTTTTACGGTTTCGGCCGCTTCCTTGAAGCGAAGCGTTTCCATCTGAATTTCCTCTGCTATATTCAATATTTCATGGCGGTTAAGCCGTACCCTGACCGATTGCTCCTGAAGTACAGTCTGGACAGCCAGGGAGACATACCACGCATCGTCGTTTTCCTTCAGTGCCTTCATCGTAATCACCTGCAAACCTCGTTTACTTTAGTTTGAAATAAATAGATTTCTTTTGAATGCTTTGCGCTTATATGTTAAAGTTTACCTGTAATTTATTGGTGTTGTCAGTGCAATTTGAGTGCGTAAAGATGCAAAATGATATGCACATTTATTAAAAAACGCGCAAAAAACTCGTATCTAATTAAAGATACGAGTTTATCACTGGAAATAGGTAGGACTTTCTACACCCAATAAGTTTCTTTTGCCGAAGCAGAGTCGTTTTTTACAAATGCTTTTTTAAGAGCGCTTTTTTCATTGTTCTTTAAAGAAAAGAGGCCAATAGCTGACTCAATCGTTTGATGGTCTGACTTTTTTAGTTGCTTTATTACAGATTTTAGTTCTGAAGGCTGTGCTAGGATCACGGTAATTACCTCCTGGTTGGATAGTTTTTCCTAATCATATTATCACATTTTGTAGAAAGAAGGGCAGGAATTGTCGATTAAAAAGACAAATTTATTCATTTTTATTCTATTAATAGGGATAGTTTCTTGGTTTATCTTTATAACAATGCGTTATCCTTATATGGATTTCAATGTGATTGAAAGAAATGGACACTGGTATGTTAGCCAAATGGACCCAAGAAGTTTAATTACGAAAACAGATCTTCAAATAAATGATGAAATTTTATTTATTAATAAAAATAAAGTGGAAGATTATTATTCAGTTAGACGTTGGGGAGCGGTGGATCAAGCAAAAGAAATATCGGTAAAGCGAGGAGACTTAATATTTAAGATTCAGACTGATCAACTATCTAAACTTACTAAAGAGGATCTTTTGTCCGTGTTCGGTGGTTTAAGTTGTTTATTTGTTTCCTTACTATTGCTTTTAGGCATAAAGAATTCTGAATCGGCAAAAAGGTTAGCGATCGTCTTCGTATCAATCAGTTTGACATTTCTTAGTCTTGGGGCTTCTATCAGAGGAGATTTACTGGGGAAAATGATTATTGGAGCGGGGTTGGTTACCATTCCAATTGCCATGGTTCATTTTTTAATCGTGTTTTTAAACGATAAGGGACAAATTAAGCTAGAAACAAAAAACTTAAAATGGTGGTATGCCTCTGTTATCTTTTTTACGTTGCCACTCCTTTTTCGCTTCGACAATTTGTCGGTAAATCAATGGATTCATAAGATTTATTCTCTTTGTGAGCTTTTATTTTTTTCAATAGGTGCGCTCATTAATATTGTTTATTTAATTTTCATTTATTTAAAACATTGTAAGTCTAATCCTTATCTATCTATGATAATTAAAACTATAATTGTCTTTTTTTCTATTTCAATAACGCCGATCGTTTGCTTTTCATTTTTTACAAAAATAATGTTTGGTTTTGAATGGATTAGATCCGGTTATTCCGGTTGGTTTATTCTATTGTTTCCTCTGTCGTTTACATATCTCATGGTAACTAAAAAAATTTACGATATAGACTTGATTGTTAGAAGAATTATTCTTACTACCGCTGTCTCGATTATTCCAAGTGCCATCATTGTTTTAATGATACCATTAATTTATTCCTATAAAATGGAATTAAATCATATGTTCTTAGCATTTACAGTTCTCATCGTTTTAATATCCGTAACCCTGTATTCTCTGGAATATTTTACGAACAAATTAGAAAAAACAATTTTTCCACGGAGATATTACCTGCAAAGCTCAATTAAAAAAATAGCAAAAAAATTAGGATTGATTTCAAGCTTTACTGAATTAAAAGAATTAGTTTTAAAAGATATTATTGAAATTTTGCAAGTATATGGAGGCGCTATTTTTTTTAAGTATAATGATTCTCACGAGTTGATAAGTGAAGGTGCAATATTAGAAAGAGATATTCTTAGTATATTTTCTCAAAAATCTGTAGATTCCGATTTAGTCGTCTTTGAACTTACGCGTAATCAAGAGTACGTAAGTTACCTGGTGCTTACAAGAAAAAAGACAAATACATACTTAGGTTCTGAAGAAATGCAATGGCTAAACTTAATTACATCGTATTTGTCTATTAGCATGGAAAACTTATATTTAATTCGTAAAATGTCACATAAGCTTGAATTGCTTGCAGCCCAGGTTCCAAGTGAAGAAACGGCTAATGATATTGCATGGTTTCGTAAACTAATGTTTGAGCTTCAGGAGAAAGAAAGATTCCGTATCGCTACAGATCTGCACGATACAACCATGCAAGACCTGTTCTTTTTAAAGAGAAAGCTGGCTGCTTTGCTTGATAATTATTCGGACGATTGGCAGGATTCGGAGCAGGCGAAGAGTTTGCTTGATTATATCGATATCATCAATATGAATTTGCGACAAAGCTGCTTCGAGCTGCATCCTTATTTGCTCCAAGAGCTTGGATTGGTACGGACGATTGACAAGCTTATCGATTTAGAGCAGTCTACCTTGCCATTTGAAGTCGAGTTCAGGTATGGAGGCATCGATCTCATCGAGTCTTGCAACATGGAGATGAAGCGTCATCTTTTCCGCGTGTTCCAGGAGCTCATTAACAATGCGAAAAAACATTCGAATGCAACAAAAGTGAATTTTAATCTGAGTGCTTCTAACGGCAAGCTGGTGATGCAGTACCGTGACAATGGCCTTGGCTTCTTATCCGAACAGGATCTCGTTCGAGAGATCGGGGGCTCGCATATCGGCCTGGAGCAGTTGAAGAGCAGAATCTTATCCATGCGGGGCGTATTCGAGATCAAGTCCGGTCAAGGCAGCGGCATGTCGTTCAGTGCCGTAATCCCGCTTAAAGAAGGAATGACTGCATGAAACGAAAATATAAAACGATCGTCGTGGATGATCATCCGTTGATGGCGCAGGCGACGCTGCAGTTGGTCAGCCAGATGGACAGAATCGAGACAGCCGGGTTTGCAAAGAGCGGCGAAGACGCAATTCAGCTAGCTGCCGCCGTCAGTCCCGATCTGGTGCTGCTGGATTATCAACTGCCGGATCTGAGCGGCACACAGGTTGCAGAGCGGCTAAAGGCGGCGCATCCGAACCTCAAGATCATTATTTTCACAGGCGTCGACGTCTCGGACCTG from the Cohnella hashimotonis genome contains:
- the xerS gene encoding tyrosine recombinase XerS — translated: MNLQKIKDREQLDKRVPSMPWYVEKFINFKLPDLSPSSLLEYVRDYETFFNWLMREGLTTAEKMSDIPIEALEKLKMDEIDSFRMELSTRREHANTRTTISRKLSSLRSLFHYLSQIAEDDDFYPLLKRNVMAKVSIKRTHKPKDTAAKLEGKLLQEEEITEFIAYINEHYATDVADNKQALYAHELNHTRDACIVSLVLNSGLRVSELVNLNLDDLDLKKKLLYVYRKGSNDDTFKTPVFFRQDALTNLESYLQQREVRYHAPKREKALFLALANGKKEGSRMTKRAVQEMVIKYAKRFGKPYLSVHKLRHSFATDYYLSNDLYKTQEQLGHASPETTQIYAHLTDKTMEEAIDKRRSQES
- a CDS encoding sensor histidine kinase; its protein translation is MSIKKTNLFIFILLIGIVSWFIFITMRYPYMDFNVIERNGHWYVSQMDPRSLITKTDLQINDEILFINKNKVEDYYSVRRWGAVDQAKEISVKRGDLIFKIQTDQLSKLTKEDLLSVFGGLSCLFVSLLLLLGIKNSESAKRLAIVFVSISLTFLSLGASIRGDLLGKMIIGAGLVTIPIAMVHFLIVFLNDKGQIKLETKNLKWWYASVIFFTLPLLFRFDNLSVNQWIHKIYSLCELLFFSIGALINIVYLIFIYLKHCKSNPYLSMIIKTIIVFFSISITPIVCFSFFTKIMFGFEWIRSGYSGWFILLFPLSFTYLMVTKKIYDIDLIVRRIILTTAVSIIPSAIIVLMIPLIYSYKMELNHMFLAFTVLIVLISVTLYSLEYFTNKLEKTIFPRRYYLQSSIKKIAKKLGLISSFTELKELVLKDIIEILQVYGGAIFFKYNDSHELISEGAILERDILSIFSQKSVDSDLVVFELTRNQEYVSYLVLTRKKTNTYLGSEEMQWLNLITSYLSISMENLYLIRKMSHKLELLAAQVPSEETANDIAWFRKLMFELQEKERFRIATDLHDTTMQDLFFLKRKLAALLDNYSDDWQDSEQAKSLLDYIDIINMNLRQSCFELHPYLLQELGLVRTIDKLIDLEQSTLPFEVEFRYGGIDLIESCNMEMKRHLFRVFQELINNAKKHSNATKVNFNLSASNGKLVMQYRDNGLGFLSEQDLVREIGGSHIGLEQLKSRILSMRGVFEIKSGQGSGMSFSAVIPLKEGMTA
- a CDS encoding MTH1187 family thiamine-binding protein, whose product is MAIVQVTIVPIGTGSTSVSAYVAEVERILRMAPERIEHQMTPMSTIIEGALEDVLAVVRRMHETPFNHGAQRVSTSITIDDRRDKQGTMAQKMEAVADKLRQQTE
- a CDS encoding phosphotransferase, with the protein product MPFAAFLNRYDPMRRWAVSEGESGWNNTTRIAENDLGDKRVLRIYETHRDADKIAFEHDVLLKLTEAELPFAVPQPIALPDGSTFATLADGTGRYAALFTYTAGNRPDGSAPAVAEATGEAVGRLSLALRALRPSAVPAYLPCYELERTHPSCPGSVIASFCEAPPLAFQDLRNPLLQIGEAMRAFQAALKTVRELPHQLVHGDINDSNLLADAYDPARIAAILDFEFCTTELRAMEPAVALAGLIGESGDLRAAAAFLEGFGRLAPLNQAEIDALPLLMRLRRLDVFVHFLGRYLSGVDGAAVLRQQTQETAAGLALLDRHEAEIRSMCAQTMTKKAGG
- the sda gene encoding sporulation histidine kinase inhibitor Sda, with the protein product MKALKENDDAWYVSLAVQTVLQEQSVRVRLNRHEILNIAEEIQMETLRFKEAAETVKTPSGKVIPQMRFILAHLQDDHLASSYFEARTLGLDVEFVQMLRCEIIRRKIKDLVSEDLEH